The following DNA comes from Mycobacteroides immunogenum.
GCCGCCTGCAGCTGCGGCTGATGCGCGGACCCAACTTCGCCATCGCACGCAAGGCCGGGATCGACAAGACCGAGCCGCAGTTCAAGGCCCGCAGCATCTAGCGCGTGAGCAACACGACGCCCCACTCCGTAGAATTGCTTGTGCGTCCAGCTCTTGAAGGATCTTGCTTCGCTCGCTAGGCCGCGGGTACGCAGTCGCGCAGCTCGGGCGCCATCCCGTAGGGGCCCCACATCTGCCGCTCGGCGTCTTGGCGCGCCTCGCCCTCGTTACTTCCGCGGCCGATCACCGTGCCCGCCCATTGCTTCATCCCAAACCCCATTCCGGGCATGCCACCCGGGCCAAAACCAGGCGGGCCGAAGTTGTTATCGGCATACACCTGGCATTGGACCGCGACTGGGCCGTTCCCTGGCGCTGCCGACACAATCGGCGCAGCGAACATGGACAACGCCAAACCGAACCCCGCCGCCATCGAACAGATCGTTCGCATGGATCTCCTCCCTCACTCTGTGCCAGTAGTTTGCCACAGGGTGAGTAATACGCGCACTACCGGTTCGCGGACCAGATCTACGGGGTCGCTACCTGCTGCTGAGGTGCCCGTGCGCGGCGGCCACATCGGGATGGGCCCGCAGCCGGCTCTTCCAGGCGTTCTCGCCATAGGTGGCGTGAATCGGATCGCCCGGATCAGCACGTACACCGCGCGCCCGGTCCCGCAACTCCCGTGGCAGCTCCAGCGCCGGAATATGCGCATCCAGCCTCGGATTGAAGAAGTAGGCGACAGACGTGCGCGGCGCCCCGGTGAGAATCACCCGGTGCCGAGTAGCGCGCAGATATCCACCACTGGCGCGCTCAAGCAACTCTCCGATGTTGACGATGAACGCACCCGAGCGCCCCGGGGCATCCAGCCACGTCCCGTCCACCTCAACCTGCAGGCCTGCGACATCGGGCTCGGCCAACAGCAGGGTCAGCACACCGGAATCCCGGTGCGCACCCACGCCCTGGTCGCTGGACCCAACCGCCGGATACCGGATGACCTTGATCAGCGTCGCCGGTTCGGCCCCAAATGCCTCGTCGAAGAAGTCACCATCGGCCCCTAAGGCAATGGCCCACTCCTTCAGTAGTTTTCGCCCCACCTCCGCCAGCGCCACATCCCAGCTCTCGAGCGCCGCTCTCAACTCAGGGACTGCCTCCGGCCACTGATTGGGTCCTTGTAACCACATGTAGTCGCGGTCTCGTACCGTCTCACTGGCGGCGCGCTCGGGTCCCACATCGATCTGCTCACGCCAGTCGGTACGCCCACCGGTCAGCTCGCCACCCAGCCGGGTGAAGCCGCGGAAATGTGGGCTTCGGACCATCGCGATGGCGTCCTTATCCTGCTCTGGGAGAGCGAAAAGCCGGCCGGCGGCCGACAGCACCTGGTCCACCAGCCCCGGCGAAACACCGTGCCCAGTGAGGTAAAAGAAACCGACGTCGTGTGTGACCTCGCGCAGGGCCGCACGTAGCTGGTTCGGATCGCCGGACAGGTCGACTACGGGAAGCTCACCCACGCGTCCATGCTCCTCCGCAAACCTGGAAGGGACCACCGTCTTGAACGCCGTGAGGAAATATCACAAGTACGATGGCCAAACCGCCGGGCGAGAGGGACGCACAGGGGAATGACGTCATCGGAGAGACCCCCACCAGATGCGGGTAGCCAGCAGGCCGGGGACCTAGCACCGGGGACGACCGTATCCGGATACCAGATTGAACGCGTCCTCGGCCGCGGCGGCATGGGTACCGTCTATCTGGCCGCGAATCCGAATCTGCAACGTTCCGAGGCCCTGAAGATCCTCAGCGCCCAAGCCTCGCGCGACCCCGCCTTCCGGGCGCGGTTCATGCGGGAAGCATCGCTCGCCGCATCCCTGGACCACCCGAACATCGTCACAGTGCACAACCGCGGCGAGACTCCACAGGGTGATCTCTGGATCGCGATGCAGTACGTGCAGGGCAGCGATGCGCATTCGGAATCGGTGAACGGGCGTGTGTCGTTGACCCGGGCCGTTCACATCGTTAGCGAAGTCGCCAAGGCGCTCGACTATCTGCACGCCCGCGGTCTGGTGCACCGCGACGTGAAGCCGGCCAACATCCTGCTATCCGAGGGTGACCGACGAATCATGCTGGGCGACTTCGGCGTTGCCCGCGCACTTGATGACAGCAGCAGCGTCACCTCGGCAGGTAATGTGACGGCCACTATCGCGTATGCCGCACCGGAGGTCCTGTCCGGCGCGGCCGTCGATGGCCGAGCCGACGTGTATGCCTTGGGCTGCACGCTCTTTCGCATGGTCACCGGTCAACCGCCATTCGGATCCGGCAACTCCCTGCCCGCCCTCATCAATGCGCACCTTTCGACGCCCCCGCCCCGGATCTCCCAGTTCGCGCCGGTACCCGAGTCAATGGACGGGCTGATTGCCAAGGCAATGGCCAAGAATCCCGCTGACCGTTACCAGAGCGCCGGCGAGTTCGCGTCGGCCGCTCAGCAGATCCTGGCAGATCCGGCGCAGCACCGCCAGACGGTGGCACAGCCCGTACCCGCCCCGGCACCTCCGCCAGCCCCGGCACCACATCTTGTGCAGACCACCACATCCCCAGTCACAGCCGACACTGAGCGAACCATGGTCAGACACAAGCGAATTGTTGCCATCGTCGGCGCCATTGTGCTGGTTGTCGCATCCTCTGTCGTGGCGGTCCTGATCTGGCCGCGCCAGCACAATGGCACTCATACTCGGCCGGAATCCGCGCCCAGCGCGGCCAACGTAAGGCCCGGTGAATCGTTGGCCGGGCAACCCAATGCCGTCCTCGACAGCTTGCTACCCGGACAGTTCGACTATCCCGAGGGGTGGGAGAAGAATCCGTCACCGACCTTCAAATCGGGCGAGTTCAATCCTGCCGTTCCGCCCGGATCGGCCACCAACATCGGGGGAACCCCGGTGGGCTGCAACACTATTGATCCCATCTGGGCACTCCGCCCGAAGGGTCGCGAGACATCCACGCTGTACCTACGGGATCGGAAGAACCCCGAGCGCGAAATCCTGATCCGGGTGGTTCCGGCGGCAGACGCGTTGTCGGCCGACGGCGGCTCAGACACGCTGAAGAGATGCGATGCGATCGCGTACATCATTCCCGGCGGCACCACCACCTGGCGATGCTCCTTCGAATTCGACGAGCCAAATCCTGTTCAGAACAGCCAAAAAGAGCTCACCACAACGGAATCATGCTTTATGTTCCCCTCGGGAGCCAACGGCATTCGGCAACACGTGTCTTTCAACATCGTGCGCGGACTACTTGTGTACATCCTGGCCAGCGGCGCCTCCAACCGGAACGACGCGGCAGGGTCCCTCAACGCCACCACGCTGAGCTTCGCGACCACCATGAAGATCCTGCGTTACGGCCGCTAAGCCTTAGGCGTCCAGGGCTTGAGCCAGTCGGTGGGCTCCCAGCCCTCGGCCGCGGCAAGTAGCTCGTACATCGTTGCGCCGTCGATTGTTTCGCGAATGATGTCGGCATGGCCGGCATGGCGCGCCAGTTCCTCAACGATATGCAGCGCCACCCAACGCACATTCCAGGCGTCGATGTCCTTGGGGAACCAGGGTGCGGACGGGATCGGTACCGGAGTGTCCAGGCCCTTGTCTTTGACCGCGGCGAGCGTCGCCGCGCTCTGCGCACCGAATGCCGCCAACGCCCCGGCGAGCGTCTCGTCCTCGCCCAAGGCGAACTCGTCATCGGCACGCTGATGGTCGGTTCCGGGACCGGGAGCCGACACGATCCGGTCCGTCCAGCCGGCCTGCATGTGGGTGACATGCTTGATCAACCCGCCAATGGATAGCGTGCCCGCCGTCGGAGTCAGGCGAGCCTGCTCGTCAGTCAAGCCGAAAGCCACGATCCGGAAAGCGTCTTGCTGCTGCGCGATGTACTCGATCAGGCCGTCCAACTCGGTCAGAACGGGTGGGGGCATGGCAGGCATACAAGGTCCTCTCATGGGCGGTGAGCTGGCATGCATAAGCGAACACCACGGGTCCGACATCACTCTTCGAAGCGCCAAAAAACAGCCCCTGACCTGCGATATCGAATTGTGATGACAGACACAAGGTCAGGACTTTTGTCATCCGCTGAGCGGCGGTATAGTTCAGTTGTTACCGGTGGGTAACTTAATCGGAAGTAAGAACCCAACCGAATACTCAGAACAGCCCCACGAGAAAAGGCAATGACGCACATGGGCCACTACAAGTCGAACGTCCGCGACCTGGAGTTCAACCTCTTCGAGCTCTTCAAGATCCAGCAGGTATTCGGGGGCGAAGAATTCCCCGAGCTGGACGAAGACACCGCTCGCACCTTCCTTGCCGAAATGCGCACCCTCGCCGAAGGACCGCTGGCCGATTCGTTCGCCGAGGGCGACCGCAACCCACCGGTCTTCGATCCGGAGACCCACTCGGTCGCCATCCCCGAGCCCTTCAAGAAGTCCGTCAAGGCCATCACCGAAGCCGGCTGGGATCGCCTCGGCCTGATCGAAGAGCTCGGCGGCAGCCCGGTTCCCCGCTCGCTGATGTGGGCCGTTCAGGAGATGATCCTGGGCGCCAACCCCGCCGTCTGGATGTACAGCGGCGGTGCCGGTTTCGCGCAGATCTTCTACAACGTCGCCACCGATGAGCAGAAGAAGTGGGCCGAATTCGCCGCCGAGCGCGGCTGGGGCGCCACCATGGTGCTCACCGAGCCCGACGCCGGTTCGGACGTGGGCGCCGGACGCACCAAGGCCATCAAGCAGGAGGACGGCTCCTGGCACATCGAGGGTGTGAAGCGCTTCATCACCTCGGCCGATTCGGACGACATGTTCGAGAACATCATGCACCTGGTGCTGGCCCGCCCCGAGGGCGCCGGCCCCGGCACCAAGGGCCTGTCGCTGTTCTTCGTGCCGAAGTTCATCCCGAACTTCGAGACCGGCGAGCCGGGCGAGCGCAACGGTGCCTTTGTCACCAATGTCGAACACAAGATGGGCCTGAAGGTTTCGGCCACCTGTGAGCTGAGCTTCGGTCAGCACGGCGTACCCGCCAAGGGCTGGCTGGTCGGCGAGGTGCACAACGGCATCGCGCAGATGTTCGATGTCATCGAGCAGGCCCGCATGATGGTGGGCACCAAGGCCATTGCCACCCTGTCGACCGGCTACCTGAACGCGCTGGAGTACGCCAAGACCCGCGTGCAGGGTGCGGACATGACACAGCTGACCGACAAGACCGCTCCCCGTGTCACCATCACGCACCACCCGGACGTGCGCCGCTCGCTGATGACCCAGAAGGTTTACGCCGAGGGTCTGCGTGCGCTGTACCTGTACGCCACCACCTTCCAGGACGCCGTGGCCGCCAAGGCCATCAACGGCGTCGAGGCTGCGGATGCGGTCAAGCTCAACGACCTGCTGCTGCCGATCATCAAGGGTGTGGGCTCCGAGCGCGCCTACGAGAAGCTCACCGAGAGCCTGCAGACCTTCGGTGGCTCCGGCTTCCTGCAGGACTACCCGATTGAGCAGTACATCCGCGACGCCAAGATCGACTCGCTGTATGAGGGCACCACCGCGATCCAGGCCCAGGACTTCTTCTTCCGGAAGATCGTCAAGGACCAGGGCAAGTCGCTGGCCTTCGTTTCCGGCCAGATCGAGGAGTTCGTCAAGAGCGAGACCGGCAACGGTCGCCTCAAGGCCGAGCGTGCGCTGCTCGCTACGGCGCTGGAGGACGTGCAGGCCATGGCGGCGGGCATGACCGGCAACCTGATGGCCGCACAGCAGGAGATCACCCAGGTCTACAAGGTCGGTACGGCCTCTGTGCGCTTCCTGATGAGCGTCGGCGATCTGCTGATCGGCTGGCTGCTGCAGCGTCAGGCTGCCGTCGCCATCGAGGCGCTGGACGCCGGCGCCACCGGTGCCGACAAGGCCTTCTACGAGGGCAAGATCGCGGCCGCCTCGTTCTTCGCCAAGAACATGCTGCCCGTGCTGACCTCGACTCGCGCCATCCTGGACAACGTCGACAACGACATCATGGAGCTCGACGAAGCCGCTTTCTGATCGATTCAGTCGCGAAAGCCCCCGTTTCCACTGGAGACGGGGGCTTCGTGCATTCCGGTGTATCGCCGTTGTCAGACCGCGCATAGGGTTGCCGTATGCCTCGTTACTACCGCGACCAGCAGGCGTGGAAAGACCTCCAGATGTTCCTCCCCGAGCGGCTGCGCCTGGACGAATCGACGGCGCCGCAGGAGGAATTCTGGCTCTATTGCCATGAATGTGGGTCGGGTGGGGTGTGCTATGTCTCGCGTGGCGGAGTGGTCTGGGCGCACGGGTAGCTCATAGGTTCGAAAGCTCCTACACCTCGTACCAAGGAGCTTGCCCGTGCGCGCGACCACTTTACTCAACCGTGTCCTCGACCTGCCGAAGACCACGGTCCGCGACGTCGAGTGCGGCGACAAGGTGACGGTGTGGGTGCGCCCGCAACAGCGGGTGATGTCCTGTCCGCATTGCGATTTCCGTACCCGGCACCGCTACGACACACGGATGGTGGATTCGGCGTGGCGGCACCTGGACCTCAGTGGGCGGGTATGTGTGCTCAAACTGCGGCGACGTCGGTTGCGCTGCCCCGAGCACGGTGTCCTGGCCGAGTCAGTGCCGTTCGCGCGGCCGGGATCGGGGTTCACCCGCGACTTCGAGGACCTTGCGGTCTGGCTGGCCGCCAAGTGTGACAAGAAGACGGTGTCGACGTTCTGCCGCGTCACGTGGCGCACCGTCGGGGCGATGTGTTCGCGCGTCGTGGCCGAGAAACTGGACCCCGACCGGCTGGCCGGGCTGGTCGACATCGGCGTCGATGAGATCTCCTGGCGCAAGCACCACAAGTATTTGACTTTGGTGTCCGACCACGACACCGGCACAATCGTGTGGGGTGCGCCGGGCAAGAAGGCAGCCACTCTCGACGCGTTCTTCACCGCGGCCCTACCCGCCGATGGCGCGAAGAAGATCGAGGCCGTGTCGATGGACCTCGGGCCGGCATTCGCGAAATCCGTTCGCGCACATGCCCCGCAGGCGGTGATCTGCTTCGATCCGTTCCATGTCGTCAAACTAGCCACCGACGCCCTCGACGACGTTCGCCGTCAGGTATGGCAGTCCGCGCGCAAACTGTCGGACAAGCAGATCGCCAAAACCTACAAGGGAGCCCGCTGGGCGCTGCTGAAGAACCCCGAATCCCTCACCGACACACAGAAAGCCACCCTCGCCCAGCTCAAACGCGAGGGCGGCGCACTGGTCCGCGCCTACGAACTGAAGGAATCGCTGCGGGCGGTGTTCGCCGGGGATCTTGACGCCGACACCGTCACCGACATGCTCGGGAAATGGTGCTCATGGGCGCAGCGGTGCCGGATCCCGCAGTTCGTCAAGGTCGGCCGAACCATCAACAAACACCTCGATGGCATCCAAGCCGCGGTGGAGCGCGGACTGGCCAACGGCCGCCACGAAGGGCTCAACAACAAGGTCCGGTTGATCATCCGCAGGGCCTACGGCTTCCACAACGCCGAGAACGCGCTCGCCATGATCATGCTCGTCTGCGGACCGGTGACCCTCGAACTCCCATACCACACATGAGGTCATCCACATTCATGGCAATAGAGCCGGAATTCTGGGATTGGCACGGCAATCAGGTGCACCTCGACCGGTATACCAATGCCGCGGCACCGGTCAAGGTGGTGTTGCTGCACGGGGTAGGCACCAACGGCCGCCAGATGTCACTGATTCTTGGTGCGCCGTTGGCGCGCAGAGGCTACGAGACGGTCGCGATCGACAACCTGGGCTACGGCCTGACCGATGTGGCGCCCGGCACGGTGCCGGGATACGGCGATTGGGTGGACCTGGTGGTCGACTTCCTGGACTACGAGCGGCGCCGCGATGTGCGCCCCATCGTGCTGTACGGCCTCAGTGCCGGCGGCATGCTCGCCTACCACGTGGCCGCCAAGGCGCCACGCGACACAGTACGCGGGATCATCGGCATGACGTTCCTGGATCAGCGGGTGCGCGAGGTGGCCGACGGGACCGCGCATGATCTGTTGACGGCGCGTGTGGGCGTCCCGTTCCTACGGCTCGCGGCCAAGACGCCGGCCCGTCGGGTGCGCTACCCCATGTGGCTGGCCGCGAAGATGAGCACGCTTGCCAACAACCGCGCGGCGATGAAGGTCTTCATGAAGGACCGCACATCGGCCGCCAACTGGGTCAGTGTGAAGTTCCTGGCGGAGTACATGAGCTATGCCCCCGCCGTCGAACCGGCCGACTTCGACGTGTGTCCGGTCATGCTCACGCAACCCGACGAGGACCAGTGGACTCCCTACGAGTTCAGTAAGCCGGTGCTCGAGCCCATCACCCAGGTGCCGGTGACGGTAGTTCCCCTGGAACGGGCCGGGCACTATCCGCTGGAAGATCCGGGACTCAAGCAACTGGAAGATGCCGCCGTCGGGTTCATCCGTGCGGTGGCCGGCTGAGCCGACGTCACGAATACACCAGCGCCGCAACATGGTCGGCCAGTTCGGGTACGGGCAGCCGGCCATCCAATTCCATCGAGGCGCTCTCGCGTAACAGCGGTTCTATCGCCTCGGTGTTCTGCGCTATCTCGTCCTGCTCGGCCCTGGTTCGCCCGTACGGATTACCGGAGCGTGAGCTGACCCGCGCGATCGCCACCGACAACGGCACACTGAGCAGCACCACGTGGGCGAATCTGTCATAAAAGTCCACCTGGTTGTCGACGGTGCCGGAAACAACAACCTCGGCATGCTGATCCAGCAGCTCCGACATCCGGCCCGCATCCCACCTACCGTCGGCCAAAGTCCAGCCGTCGTAGTCGGTGTCCACCGTGCGCATACCGCGCCGTGCCAGCTCCTGTAACAGCGTGGTCTTGCCCGTCCCCGACATGCCCGTCACCAATACCCGCGCCACATCTGAACCATATGCGGTGGCGGCTCGTTGACAGCAGGAGAAGAGTGGAGCCAACGGGAGGCGACGATGGAGCAAGCAGCACGACGGGTCATCGCGGGACTGGTCGCCGCGGCGGCCGCGCTCGCTGCCGGACAACTGACCGCCACCGCCGTCGCGCCCGATTCCGCACCGTTCTACGCGGTCGGGAACACGGTCGTGGATCACACCCCGGCGGCTGTTCGCGAATGGGTCATCGGCGTCTTCGGCACCTCCGACAAGGCGGTGCTGTTTGTCTGTCTATCCGCGATCATCGCTCTGCTCGCCGCGGCCGCAGGCCTGGCCGAGGGTGAACGACGTTACGGCTCCGTTCTCATCGGCATGCTCGGAGCGGCCGGGGCCGTCGCCGCGGCGACTCGCCCGGCGGGGGGATTCACCTGGATCTGGCCCTCGGTGATCGCCGCCGTGGCGGGAGTGCTGGTGCTGCGCGCACTGGTCAACCGCACGCAGGGCCAGGAAGCGCCGGACCGCCGCAGATTCTTCGGAACGGCAGCGGTTTTCGCGATCGGATCAGCAGGTGTCTATTGGCTCGGCAGCCGCTGGAGCAAGGGTGCCGTCATCGCCGAGGAACGCCGGGACGCCGCATTGCCCGCACCTGTCGCGCCGGCCCCTCCCCTGCCCGACGGCATCAACGTCAAGGGCGCGGCCCCGTTCATCACGAGCAATGCGGACTTCTACCGCATCGACACCGCGTTGCGGGTGCCTCAGGTGACCACGTCCGAGTGGCAGCTCAACATTCACGGCATGGTCGACCGTCCGCGCACCCTGACGTGGGCCGACCTGAACGCCATGGCCGCGACCCAACGAGCCGTCACTCTCACATGTGTCTCCAACGAAATCGGCGGAGATCTCATCGGCAACGCGATCTGGACCGGCTTTCCCATCAAACCGATTTTGGAATCGGTTGGGGTGCACCCGGATGCGGACATGCTGTTGTCGAAGAGCGCCGACGGCTGGACGGCCGGTACCCCGCTGCAGGTGCTGACCGACGGCCGCGACGCCATTCTCGCCACCGCGATGAATGGCACACCGTTGCCCGTCGAGCACGGCTACCCCGTCCGGCAGGTGGTGCCCGGATTGTATGGGTATGTGTCGGCGACCAAATGGGTTGTCGACTGGGAGATCACACGCTTCGACAAGGCCGATGCGTACTGGACCGTCCGCGGCTGGTCGGCGCGCGGGCCCATCAAGACGGGCTGCCGCATCGACACGCCCCGGACCGGCGAGCGCCTGGGCACCGGCACGCAGGTCGTGGCGGGAACGGCCTGGGCACAACACCGCGGTATCACCCGGGTGGAAGTGCGGATTGACGACGGCCCGTGGCAGCCGGCCCGGCTGGCCCCGGAGTATTCGGTCGACACCTGGCGGCAGTGGTGGTTCGGCTGGCACGCGACACCGGGCGAGCACATCATCACCGCGCGGGCTACCGATGGCACCGGAGCGGTGCAGACCGATCAGATCGCCTCGCCGGTTCCCGACGGGGCAACGGGCTATCCGAAACGGCTTGTGACGGTGGCGGCCTAAAAATTAGGTAGCCCCGCGCCGCCGTCGGGTCGGGGGGTCGGACGGTGGCGCGAGGCTACCCATGTATCGACACCCACTCCAGGAGCGTTACAGCTCCCCGGAAAAAACTTGAAACTTTTTTTGGGGCCGCCCCGAGAATGCCAAAACCCCCGGTCATCGGCTTGATGCCGACGACCGGGGGCCTGGATTAGCGATCTAAACGACTCAGGCTTCCAGGATGGCGGTCACGCCCTGGCCGCCCGCGGCGCACACCGAGATGAGCCCGCGGTACGTACCGGTCCCGCCGTTTTCCTTCTTCTTCTCCGCGAGTTGCTTGGCCAGCTGCGCCACGATGCGCCCACCGGTGGCCGCGAATGGGTGGCCGGCGGCCAGTGAGGAACCATTGACGTTGAGTTTGGAGCGGTCGATCGCACCCAACGGCTTGTCCAGGCCGAGGCGCTCCTTGCAGTAGTCCGCCGACTCCCACGCCTGCAGCGTCGCGAGCACCACCGAGGCGAAGGCCTCGTGGATTTCGTAGAAGTCGAAGTCCTGCAGGGTCAAGCCGTTACGGGCCAGCAGACGCGGCACCGCGTAGGTCGGGGCCATCAGCAGACCGTCGGGGCCGTTGATGTAGTCCACGGCCGCGGTCTCACCGTCGACGAAGTAGGCCAGCACCGGCAGACCGCGCTCGGCGGCCCACTCCTCGCTGGACAGCAGCGCCACCGAGGCACCATCGGTCAGCGGGGTGGAGTTACCCGCGGTCATAGTGGCGTCGCCATGCTTCACGCCGAACACCGGCTTCAACGTGGCCAGCTTCTCGACGCTCGAATTCGGGCGCAGGTTGTCATCGCGGTACAGGCCCAGGAACGGGCTGATCAGGTCGTCGAAGAAGCCGCGGTCGTAGGCGGCGGCCATCTTCTGGTGGCTGGCGGCGGCCAGGGCGTCCTGGTCGGTGCGCTTGACGCCCATTTGCTTGGCGGTGATGGCGGCGTGCTCGCCCATGGACAGCCCGGTGCGGGGCTCACCGTTCTGCGGGATGTCCACACCCAGGGCGGCAGGGAGCTTGCCGAGCAGCTTGAGGCGGGTCACGTTGTCCTTGGCGCGCCGGATCGCCAGCAAGGTGTGGCGAAGATCATCACCGAAGTTGATGGGCGCGTCGGAGGTGGTGTCCACACCACCGGCCAGCACCGACTCGTACCGGCCCAGTGCAATGCCGTCGGCGCCCACGATGGCCGCCTGCAGACCCGTGCCGCAGGCCTGCTGCAGATCAAAGGCCTGGGTGTACGGCGAGAGCGGGCTGCCCAGCACCGATTCGCGGGTGAGATTGAAATCACGGCTCAGCTTGAGCACAGCGCCAGCGATGACGGCGCCCAGGCGCTCGCCCTTGAGGTTGAAACGATCAGACGCCCCGGTGATGGCGGCGGTCAACATGTCCTGGTTGGAGGCATTCGCGTAGGCGCCGTCCGAGCGTGCGAAGGGGATGCGGTTACCACCGAGAACCGCGACGCGGCGGCGACCTTGCGAAGCGTCTGACTTGCGAGCCGGGCTAGTTGCCACTTGTCTCTCCACTGTTGAGGGGGCAGGATTACCGAGCATTCTTACTCTGGAGTAAGTTCTTTGTCGAATTCACCCTAGACCAATTACGAAGGACGGCACATGTCCCCCAAGCTCACTGACGACCTCTACGCGCTGCTGGTCAACTCCGGGCCCGGAAACCTGCTCGCCGGCCGCCTGGGTATCCCGCAGCCCGAGAAGCTGCGCCGCTACAAGAAGGGTCAGCCCGCGCTGGCCGGGCCCGTGCTGATCGGTGGCGAGGGCCGCCTCGCCGAGCCGCTGCGCGCTGCCCTGGCCGACGACTACGAGGTGGTTTCCAACAACCTCGGCGGCCGTTGGGCCGACAAGTTCGGCGCCCTGGTCTTCGATGCCACCGGTATCACCACCCCGGCAGAGCTCAAGGCCCTGCACGAGTTCTTCACCCCGCTGCTGCGCAATGTCGGCGCGTCGGGTCGCCTGCTCGTCATCGGCACCACCCCGGACAAGGCCGCCACCACCGACGAGCGCATCGCCCAGCGCGCACTGGAGGGCTTCACCCGCTCGCTGGCCAAGGAGTTCGGCAACGGCGCCACCGTGCAGCTGGTGTACCTGCACCCCGACGCCAAGACCGGTGCCACCGGCCTGGAGTCGACCGTCCGCTTCATCCTGTCGGCCAAGTCCACCTATGTGGACGGCCAGGTGTTCTACGTTGGTGCCGACGATTCCACCCCGCCCGCCGACTGGGACAAGCCGCTGGCCGGCAAGGTCGCCATCGTCACCGGCGCCGCCCGCGGTATCGGTGAGACCATCGCCGAGGTGTTCGCCCGTGACGGCGCGGCCGTCGTCGCGATCGACATGCCGTCGGACGATCTGACCGCCGTCGCCCAGAAGGTCGGCGGCACCGCCCTGGCATTGGACGTCACCGCGGCTGACGCGATCGACCAGATCACCGCGCACCTCAAGGAGCACCACGGCGGCAAGGCCGACATCCTGGTCAACAACGCCGGCATCACCCGCGACAAGCTGCTCAAGAACATGGACGACGCCCGCTGGGACTCGGTGATCGCCGTCAATCTGCTTGCCCCGCAGCGCCTTACCGAGGGGCTCATCGAAAACGGCACCATCGGAACGGGCGGGCGGGTCATCGGCCTGGCCTCTATCGCAGGCATCGCCGGTAACCGCGGCCAGACCAACTACGGCGCCACCAAGGCCGGCATGATCGGCATCACCCAGGCGCTCGCTCCGTCGCTGGCCGAGAAGGGCATCACCATCAACGCCGTCGCGCCGGGCTTCATCGAGACCAAGATGACTGCCGCCATCCCGCTGGCCAACCGCGAGGTGGGTCGCCGCATCAACTCGCTGAACCAGGGTGGCGAGCCCGTGGATGTGGCCGAGACCATCGCCTACTTCGCCAGCCCCGCTTCGAACGCGGTGACCGGCAACGTGGTTCGCGTCTGCGGCCAGTCGTGGCTGGGGGCCTGACATGGCTCAGCCGTCCGGGCTTCAGAACATGGTGATGGCGGCAGTGGGTGCACTGCCGTTCATCCCGCGCCCCTCCACGCTGCCCACCCGTGTGGTGCGCACCCACGGCGTGAAGATCGACCCCGCGAATGTGGCCGCCTACGCGCAGGTGACCGGGCTGACCTTCTCCGACAAGGTGCCGGTGACCTATCCGTTCACCCTGCAGTTCCCATCGGTGATGTCGTTGGTCGCGAGCCTGGACTTCCCGTTCCCGGCAATCGGCACGGTGCACCTGGAGAACCACATCACCCAGCACCGCGCCATCACCGCGACCGACACCGTCGA
Coding sequences within:
- a CDS encoding ISL3 family transposase; amino-acid sequence: MRATTLLNRVLDLPKTTVRDVECGDKVTVWVRPQQRVMSCPHCDFRTRHRYDTRMVDSAWRHLDLSGRVCVLKLRRRRLRCPEHGVLAESVPFARPGSGFTRDFEDLAVWLAAKCDKKTVSTFCRVTWRTVGAMCSRVVAEKLDPDRLAGLVDIGVDEISWRKHHKYLTLVSDHDTGTIVWGAPGKKAATLDAFFTAALPADGAKKIEAVSMDLGPAFAKSVRAHAPQAVICFDPFHVVKLATDALDDVRRQVWQSARKLSDKQIAKTYKGARWALLKNPESLTDTQKATLAQLKREGGALVRAYELKESLRAVFAGDLDADTVTDMLGKWCSWAQRCRIPQFVKVGRTINKHLDGIQAAVERGLANGRHEGLNNKVRLIIRRAYGFHNAENALAMIMLVCGPVTLELPYHT
- a CDS encoding molybdopterin-dependent oxidoreductase; this translates as MEQAARRVIAGLVAAAAALAAGQLTATAVAPDSAPFYAVGNTVVDHTPAAVREWVIGVFGTSDKAVLFVCLSAIIALLAAAAGLAEGERRYGSVLIGMLGAAGAVAAATRPAGGFTWIWPSVIAAVAGVLVLRALVNRTQGQEAPDRRRFFGTAAVFAIGSAGVYWLGSRWSKGAVIAEERRDAALPAPVAPAPPLPDGINVKGAAPFITSNADFYRIDTALRVPQVTTSEWQLNIHGMVDRPRTLTWADLNAMAATQRAVTLTCVSNEIGGDLIGNAIWTGFPIKPILESVGVHPDADMLLSKSADGWTAGTPLQVLTDGRDAILATAMNGTPLPVEHGYPVRQVVPGLYGYVSATKWVVDWEITRFDKADAYWTVRGWSARGPIKTGCRIDTPRTGERLGTGTQVVAGTAWAQHRGITRVEVRIDDGPWQPARLAPEYSVDTWRQWWFGWHATPGEHIITARATDGTGAVQTDQIASPVPDGATGYPKRLVTVAA
- a CDS encoding alpha/beta fold hydrolase → MRSSTFMAIEPEFWDWHGNQVHLDRYTNAAAPVKVVLLHGVGTNGRQMSLILGAPLARRGYETVAIDNLGYGLTDVAPGTVPGYGDWVDLVVDFLDYERRRDVRPIVLYGLSAGGMLAYHVAAKAPRDTVRGIIGMTFLDQRVREVADGTAHDLLTARVGVPFLRLAAKTPARRVRYPMWLAAKMSTLANNRAAMKVFMKDRTSAANWVSVKFLAEYMSYAPAVEPADFDVCPVMLTQPDEDQWTPYEFSKPVLEPITQVPVTVVPLERAGHYPLEDPGLKQLEDAAVGFIRAVAG
- a CDS encoding AAA family ATPase → MARVLVTGMSGTGKTTLLQELARRGMRTVDTDYDGWTLADGRWDAGRMSELLDQHAEVVVSGTVDNQVDFYDRFAHVVLLSVPLSVAIARVSSRSGNPYGRTRAEQDEIAQNTEAIEPLLRESASMELDGRLPVPELADHVAALVYS
- a CDS encoding acetyl-CoA C-acetyltransferase; protein product: MLGNPAPSTVERQVATSPARKSDASQGRRRVAVLGGNRIPFARSDGAYANASNQDMLTAAITGASDRFNLKGERLGAVIAGAVLKLSRDFNLTRESVLGSPLSPYTQAFDLQQACGTGLQAAIVGADGIALGRYESVLAGGVDTTSDAPINFGDDLRHTLLAIRRAKDNVTRLKLLGKLPAALGVDIPQNGEPRTGLSMGEHAAITAKQMGVKRTDQDALAAASHQKMAAAYDRGFFDDLISPFLGLYRDDNLRPNSSVEKLATLKPVFGVKHGDATMTAGNSTPLTDGASVALLSSEEWAAERGLPVLAYFVDGETAAVDYINGPDGLLMAPTYAVPRLLARNGLTLQDFDFYEIHEAFASVVLATLQAWESADYCKERLGLDKPLGAIDRSKLNVNGSSLAAGHPFAATGGRIVAQLAKQLAEKKKENGGTGTYRGLISVCAAGGQGVTAILEA